In Streptomyces rapamycinicus NRRL 5491, the genomic stretch CGGCCAGGCCGTCTACGTCGCCCCCAACTGGCAGTTCCACAACCAGAACGTCACCTTCCAGCAGTGGTCGCCCGAGGATCCCGAGGGTCCCTGGGAGCTGATGTTCTTCCAGAACGACGAACTGCGCATCGGCGGATCCGGCGGTTTCAGCGCGAACGTCGCCAAGGTGACCGATCTGCGCGGTAAGTGGATCCGGATCGTCACACGCCTCAAGTTCCACGCGACCGACGGCGCCATCGAGATCTGGGTCAACGGGGTGAAGAAGTACAGCAAGACCGGCGTCACCGTGCTGCCCAAGACGTCGAACACGATCCGCTGGTCGTCCGGGATCTACTGCACCGGCTGGCGCGAGAACCTGCCCGCGGGCCCGTCGGAGCTCTCCGTCTTCCACGACCAGGCGCGCATTGCCAACTCCTACAGCCTCGCCGAGCCCGCCAATTGGTGACACGGCAGGCAGGGGCTTCCCGCCTGACCGGCGGGAAGCCCCTCCTCGGGTGCCGCTACCCGACCGCGGGGAGGGCCGTCAGGAGCGCTTCTCGATGGTGATGAACGGGTCCCACTGGAAGTACCCGACCAACTGCTGGTCGCTGTCCAGGACCTGGAAGTAGAAGTGGTAGGTGACCTCGCCGATCTTGTTGACGTCCGCCTCCCAGAAGTGATCCTCGTAGTCCTGTGTCTCGAAGTCGGGCCGGTCGGTGGCCCCTTCCTTCGGGATCGGATAGGTGCCGTCGGCGACCACGATCCGCGGGACGCTGATGAGCGGGTCGCCGCTCACGTACCGGTACAGCAGGGCGCAGTACTCGCTGTTGAGCGACAGCGTCGTCTCGCGCCACCTGACGATGTCCCTGGGGTTGGCCCGGAAGTTCAGCTCGGCCCCCGAGGTGCCGACGACACGGTCCTGACGCGTCGTCATATAGATCAGGCTCTGGTCGACATACGTCGGCGCGTTGTAGTCCTTTGACGCGTCGGGATACTGCTTGGCGATCGAGTACGCGTCGAACGCGATCAGCACGTTGATGATTTCCGACATGCTCCTACTCCCCTTTCACTTTGTATGCCATCGCCCGCGGGTAGTCGTGCCGGTGCAGGCGGACCCGGACCAGCAGCGGTCCGGAGTTGACCGGGTCGGTCGGGTCGGTGAGGCGGACCAGCAGCTCGTCCAGCTCGGCGGCGTGCGCCACGCTGACCCCGTGCGCCGGGGTCTTCTTGCCGGAGAAGACATCCGCCAGCCGCTCGTAGTGCCACGGGTGGAGGACGTTGTAGAAGTCCGCGCCCTCCGTGTCATCGGCGCCGTGGGAGTCCCGGCCCGCGTAGTAGGACGGGTGCACCAGCATCTGCTCGATGCCGTAGAAGTGCCCGTTGTCCATCACGAAGACCACCGGCCGCAGCCCGAGCCTGGTGTGGGTGGAGATCTCCTGGCAGGTCTCCTGGAAGGCGCCGTCGCCGACGAACACCATCGGGCGGGCGTGGCCGCGCTCGGGGGCGAGCGCCGCGCCGGTGGCCGCGCCCACCGACCAGCCGATGGACAGCCAGCTGACCTGCGACAGGAAGCCGCCCGCGGGCAGGGTCAGGTTCATCGAGCCGATGAGGGAGAACGCGGCGTCGGAGACCACCGTCCAGCTCTCCCGGGTCTCCTTGGCCAGGAAGTGGTTGATCCGGTCGAACACCCCGTCGTACGTGAGCCGTTCACCGGAACCGGACGACGAGCCGCCGGCGCGGAGCGTCGTGGCGCGGTGGTCCTCGAGGGAGGCGGGACGGTCCCCGGCCGCGCCGTGGTGGGCGTGGGCCTCGGCGAAGTAGTCGGCGGTCAGGCCACCGGAGCCGAAGCGCGCCACCAGCGCGTCCCGGAGGGCCGGTATCAGCCGGGCGAGCTGGACGTCGGGGAAGTACTGGGTGCCGACGCTCACGCCGCCCCGGGCCGCCACCACCCAGTCCGTGCCGACAGCCAGTTCACCGCCGAGGTTCTTCGAGGTGGACCAGGTGCCGAGGCCGATCCGGCAGGTGGCCCAGTCCTTGAAGACCGAGTGCACATCCGGGTGGCTGGCCTTGCCGTTGTAGACGCCGTGGAACTGCGGCAGCCGCTCGTCGAGGACGGCCTTGGCGCCGACGGTGGTGCAGAACGGCACCCCGGTGGCCTGCGTCAGATCGGAGAGCTGACGGTCCAGGCGGAACCGCTCGACCTCCTCGCCCGCCCATACGATCGGGCGGGGCCTGCCGTCCGGTCCGGGGTGCGCTTCGACCAGGGCGAGGATCGCGGCGACGGCGGTCGCCAACATGGCCTGGTTGCGCGCGCTGAACGGCCGCTCGCGGCGCAGCAGCGGCGCCTCGGCCACGGCACACGGCTCGTCCCACAAGTCCTCCATCACCTCCAGGTAGACGGGCCTGCGCTCGGACAGGCAGGCGGTGAGCGCGGCGTCGATCTGGCCCGGGGCGAGGCCCGGGTTGGAGATGACCTGCGCCTCCACGGTGACCTGCCGGTAGGCGTCCAGGTTGCTCTCCCGGCGCGGGCTCATATGGGAGGTGAGCAGGCCGAGGGCACGGTAGTTCTGCCACTGCTCGTACGGCGGGCAGGCGTTGATGGCGATGAGCGGGACGTGCTCCACATACGCCCCGCCACAGGCGTTGAGCAGGTTGAACGCGCCGACGCTGTAGGTGACCGCGGCCGCGCCGATGCCATGGAGACGGGCGTAGGAGTCGGCGGCCTGGCCCGCGCCGCCCTCGGTGGGGGTGCCGACCCACTCCACGTCGCCCTCGGCCCGCAGAGTGGTGAGGAACGGGCCGAGGTGGTTGCCGGGCACCCCGAACAGATGGGTGATGCCCAGCTCGGCCAGGCGGCGCGCCAGATAGCGGGCGACCGTGCACTCGGGGGTGATCTCGGTCATGAACTGCCCTTCTGGTCCGGACCCGGGGTGGTGAGGGGCGGTGCCTGGTGGACGGCGGTGGCGGCGCGGACGGCGCTCTCCAGGGCGCCCTCGATCCAGGCGTGCTTGAGCGAGGTGTGCTCCCCGGCGAAGTGCACCGGGCCCTCGGGGCGGGAGGCGTCCAGGTGGAAGCTGGTCATCTGGTGCGGGGTGTACGTGGCGGCCTCGCCGAAGGCGTACGGGTCGCGGGCCCAGCTCTTGGTGGCGCCCAGGCCGGTGAAGAACACCTCGATGCGGCGTCCGTGCAGGGCCTGGAGGTTGCGCAGGGCGTAGACATAGCGCTCCACCTCGCGCATGGAGTCCCAGCGCGCGGCGTCGTCGGACCAGGAGTACGAGGCGAGCACCACACCGCCGGTGCTGCCCTCGACCGGGTGCGAGGGGTAGTACATGAACCGGTTGGGGTTGTCGGTGGCGGAGCCGCCACCGAAGCAGTGGGTGGCGGGGCGCACGGCGGGGCCGCGCAGTGGCATGGTGCTGTTGACCTGGCGCAACTCCTCGGTGACACCGCTGTCCTTGACCGCGGCGCCGAGCAGGTCGCGGCCCGCCTCGGCGAGCGCGGGCACGGGATCGGTGCCGGTCCCGCCGCGCTGGTAGTAGTCGTAGAGGCCCGGTGTGATGCCGTCGAGCTCCTCGCGCCAGTCGTCCTCGGTGAACTCCCACCACCGGTGGCTGAACTCCAGCAGCACCTTGGTGGCCGAGTCGTAGTGGGTCTCGATGATGGCGCGGCGCTTCTTGTACGACATCGAGGGGACGATCTCCACGAAGCGCAGGGTGGAGAACGGGATGGCGACGATCGCCAGGTCCGCGGTCCACAGGCGGGTGGGGCCCGCCGGGTTGTCCTCGGCGACGGTCTGCACGGCCACGCCCCAGCCGTCGGGTCCGACAGCGCCGGTGCCCTCGGGGGCGGAGTCGCGGCTGGGGTCGAAGTACTCCAGGCGGATCATGCGGTGACCGAACCGCACCTCGTCGCGCAGGCCCCGGTGGAGGGCGTCCGGCAGTCGCCAGCTGCCGCCGGGTATCTCCCAGTAGCGCACACCGGGGCTGATGTCGGTGTGGCTCAGGAAGCTGTGGAAGAAGGAGAGATGGAGCCGCGACGACATGTTCTCCAGCGTTCCGACCGCCTCGATGGCCTCGTCGCTGAACCCTGCGTAGTCGCGCAGGAAGCCGCCCATCGAATAGCCGTCGAAGTCATGGATCACCCGGGCCCAGCCCTCGATCCACTCCTCGAGCGGCTTGTTGACCCGCTTGCCGTCCACGACGTCGGAGTAGTAGTCCCGCACGCTCTCCAGCGCGTCGTCGACCATCCGCACGGCGGGGGCGCGGACCTCGTCGTCGGTGAGGTGGAAACCCTCGTTGATCTTCTCCGGGACGGCGCTGTAGTCGGCGCGCCGCACCTGGACGCGGTTGGTGCGGATCCAGGTGTTGCCGCGCTTGTCGGGCTCGCGGAAGTCGGGGCTGTCGTCGCCGTAGGTCCAGGTGCGGCCGGTGAAGGAGGTGTACGTCACCGGGGGGACGGGGACATCGGGGCCGCTGCCGGTGGCGGGGTCGACGTCCACGTTGTAGAACAGGCGGCGGCCGAGCCCGAGTTTGTCGACGAGGGCGAGGACGAGCGGATGGAAGTCGGGCAGCCGCATGGCGCCGGCCTCGGCGTACTGGGCGGCGTCGTCGAACGGCTGGTGGTGCTTGGTGGTGCGGAAGGTCTTGATGCGCCCGCCGGCACGGCCGGTGTTGGCCTCCAGGATGGTGACGTCGTGGCCCGCGTCCTTGAGCAGGCGGCCGGCCACCAGGCCGGTGATACCGGCGCCGATGATGAGGATCTTCTTGCGGGGGTGGCGGGTGACGCCGAGGCTGCCCGTGTCGATGAGGGTGTGGAGATAGCCGAGTTTGAGGTCGGTGTCGTCCGGTCCGATGAGGAGGAGTTCGCGGGCCAGCTTGAGACAGGTCTGCCAGCGCGCACGGGTGGCGGAGTTATCGCGTGGAGCGTCGGTCATAGCTTGCGATCGTAGATTTGCAGAAACGATTTCCCGTTTCTTTCGAAAGGTAATGTATGGGTAAAGTCCTAAAAGGGCGGACCTTATGGCTGACGGAATTTCGACTTGCTGGATTTTCCCTGGGAGGAGCCCGGGATCCGGCTGGGGCAGGTGCTTCACCAGGGGCCGAAGGGGAAGGGAGGAGCGGCGGCGTCAGCGTCTCGGCGAACTCGACGGCCATCGCGACGACGGGCGCAACGGGGCCAGGTCGGCCATGCTCGCGATATGGACGGACGTCGAACTCCTGCCCGATAATGAAGTAAGGCGCGCCGCAGCGATACCTGTGGCCGCTCGAATGCCGTTCAGAAACTCATTCCGGCGGATCCGGCCGCCCATCCGAATTGGTTTCAGGCCGTCGGGGACGTGACGTACGGGAAACGAGATGAGCGGGTTTCCGGCGCGCCGGAAACCCGCTCATCTGCCGTACGGGGACTTAAGTCGGAGTCGTCACCGCTTCCTTCAGGCGGCCCGGTCCGCCAGGGTGTTGCGCAGGGCGGCGAGCCCGTCGGCGTAGATGCCGTGGAAGAGCGCGACGGCTTCGTCGTCGCTGACGCCGGTGGGGGTGAACTCCCCGGACCACTCGACGCGCGACGCGTCGGACCGGCCGGGGACCTCGCGCACGCGCAGCGTGGAGAGGTAGTCGGTCACCGGGAACGGCGCCTCCAGGATGGCGTAGCTGTACGAGCGCGCCGCGTCGTCGAAGGCCACGAGCCGCTCGACGATCACGCCGCCTTCCTCGTTGCGCAGCCGGCGGACGCGGCCGCCCTCGGCGGCGACGCTCTCGGAGATGTACGGCAGCCAGTCGGGCAGCGCGTCGAAGCCACCGATGAGCTGCCACACCCGATCCGGTGGTACGGGCAGGTCGAGGGTGGCGGTGGTGGAGGCCATGGAGATGCTCCTGTCGGGGTGGGGGAGGGGGGTCGTCAGGCGGTGGGCAGGGGCGCGAGGGGGGAGACCAGTCCGGCCTCGCGGAGCTCGGTCCAGAAGGCCGCGGGGACGGCCTCGTCGAGGGCCGCGACGTCCTCGGCGATACGGCTGGGCCGGGTCGCGCCCGGGATCACGGCGGCGGCCGCCGGGTGGGCCAGCGAGAACTGCAGGGCGGCCGCCTTGACACTGACGCCGTGCCGCTCGGCGAGCTCCTTGATGCGCGCCACCTTCTCGATGATGTGCGCGGGCGCGTCCTGGTATTCGAAGTGGGTGCCGCCCGCGAGGATGCCGGAGCTGTAGGGGCCGCCGACGACGAGGCTGATGTCCTGGTCGGCCGCCGTGGGGAGCAGGCGCTGCAGGGCGCGGTCGTGGTCCAGCAGGGTGTAGCGCCCGGCGAGCAGGAAGGCGTCCGGCTTCGGCTCGTCCAGGTCGAGGGTGAGCTCGATGGGTTCGACGCGGTTGACGCCGAGCCCCCACGCCTTGATCACGCCCTCGTCGCGCAGCTGCTGCAGGACGCGGAAGGCGCCGGTGCGGGCACTCTCGTAGACGGCGAGCCACTCGTCACCGTGGAAGTCCTGGGCCACGTCATGGACCCAGACGATGTCGAGCCGGTCGGTGCGCAGGCGCCGCAGGCTGTCCTCGATGGACCGCTTGGTGGCGTCGGCCGTCCAGTCGTGTACGAGCTTGTTGGGACGGCCGTGCTCGAACAGGCCGCCCTTCTCGCCGAGTTCACGGGTGGCGGGGTCCTCGACCTCGTCGAGGATGACGCGGCCGACCTTGGTGCTGAGCACGTAGCTGTCGCGGGGGCGCCCGGCGAGCGCGTCGCCGAGGCGTATCTCCGCCAGGCCCGCGCCGTAGAAGGGGGCGGTGTCGTAGTAGCGGATGCCGTGGTCCCAGGCGGCGTCGACGGTCGCGGCGGCCTCCTCGTCGGAGACGTCGCGGAACATGCTCCCCAGCGGGGCCGTGCCCAGTCCGAGGCGGCCCGGCAGCAGAGACGTGATGGTCATGAAGTGTCCTCGCGGAAAGAGGGGAAAGGGACGGACTCATGGCTCTCGGCCGGTCCGCCGTTCGTTCGCCTCCGACGTTAGGATCGGGACTTCAGACTGTCCAAGACTCTCTTGGATAAACTTGAGTCCTCGGAGGTCTTACATGCTTGACCTGCGACAACTGCGCTACTTCTGTGCCGTGGCCGAGACCGAACACGTCGGCCGCGCCGCCGAGCAACTCCACATCTCCCAGTCTCCCCTCAGCAGGC encodes the following:
- a CDS encoding heparin lyase I family protein, which encodes MLAKRVGNRIQLLCVTGALVGGLALSGGTAGADPVRDAGVQALPAGVYFQNEGTVQGWSNYPQKPQKQGVIRNVTTPAYKGGNAIEAKQTYINEGGGYHSETIQASTQAVGQDRYYGQAVYVAPNWQFHNQNVTFQQWSPEDPEGPWELMFFQNDELRIGGSGGFSANVAKVTDLRGKWIRIVTRLKFHATDGAIEIWVNGVKKYSKTGVTVLPKTSNTIRWSSGIYCTGWRENLPAGPSELSVFHDQARIANSYSLAEPANW
- a CDS encoding inclusion body family protein, coding for MSEIINVLIAFDAYSIAKQYPDASKDYNAPTYVDQSLIYMTTRQDRVVGTSGAELNFRANPRDIVRWRETTLSLNSEYCALLYRYVSGDPLISVPRIVVADGTYPIPKEGATDRPDFETQDYEDHFWEADVNKIGEVTYHFYFQVLDSDQQLVGYFQWDPFITIEKRS
- a CDS encoding thiamine pyrophosphate-binding protein, whose translation is MTEITPECTVARYLARRLAELGITHLFGVPGNHLGPFLTTLRAEGDVEWVGTPTEGGAGQAADSYARLHGIGAAAVTYSVGAFNLLNACGGAYVEHVPLIAINACPPYEQWQNYRALGLLTSHMSPRRESNLDAYRQVTVEAQVISNPGLAPGQIDAALTACLSERRPVYLEVMEDLWDEPCAVAEAPLLRRERPFSARNQAMLATAVAAILALVEAHPGPDGRPRPIVWAGEEVERFRLDRQLSDLTQATGVPFCTTVGAKAVLDERLPQFHGVYNGKASHPDVHSVFKDWATCRIGLGTWSTSKNLGGELAVGTDWVVAARGGVSVGTQYFPDVQLARLIPALRDALVARFGSGGLTADYFAEAHAHHGAAGDRPASLEDHRATTLRAGGSSSGSGERLTYDGVFDRINHFLAKETRESWTVVSDAAFSLIGSMNLTLPAGGFLSQVSWLSIGWSVGAATGAALAPERGHARPMVFVGDGAFQETCQEISTHTRLGLRPVVFVMDNGHFYGIEQMLVHPSYYAGRDSHGADDTEGADFYNVLHPWHYERLADVFSGKKTPAHGVSVAHAAELDELLVRLTDPTDPVNSGPLLVRVRLHRHDYPRAMAYKVKGE
- a CDS encoding flavin monoamine oxidase family protein, which gives rise to MTDAPRDNSATRARWQTCLKLARELLLIGPDDTDLKLGYLHTLIDTGSLGVTRHPRKKILIIGAGITGLVAGRLLKDAGHDVTILEANTGRAGGRIKTFRTTKHHQPFDDAAQYAEAGAMRLPDFHPLVLALVDKLGLGRRLFYNVDVDPATGSGPDVPVPPVTYTSFTGRTWTYGDDSPDFREPDKRGNTWIRTNRVQVRRADYSAVPEKINEGFHLTDDEVRAPAVRMVDDALESVRDYYSDVVDGKRVNKPLEEWIEGWARVIHDFDGYSMGGFLRDYAGFSDEAIEAVGTLENMSSRLHLSFFHSFLSHTDISPGVRYWEIPGGSWRLPDALHRGLRDEVRFGHRMIRLEYFDPSRDSAPEGTGAVGPDGWGVAVQTVAEDNPAGPTRLWTADLAIVAIPFSTLRFVEIVPSMSYKKRRAIIETHYDSATKVLLEFSHRWWEFTEDDWREELDGITPGLYDYYQRGGTGTDPVPALAEAGRDLLGAAVKDSGVTEELRQVNSTMPLRGPAVRPATHCFGGGSATDNPNRFMYYPSHPVEGSTGGVVLASYSWSDDAARWDSMREVERYVYALRNLQALHGRRIEVFFTGLGATKSWARDPYAFGEAATYTPHQMTSFHLDASRPEGPVHFAGEHTSLKHAWIEGALESAVRAATAVHQAPPLTTPGPDQKGSS
- a CDS encoding SRPBCC family protein translates to MASTTATLDLPVPPDRVWQLIGGFDALPDWLPYISESVAAEGGRVRRLRNEEGGVIVERLVAFDDAARSYSYAILEAPFPVTDYLSTLRVREVPGRSDASRVEWSGEFTPTGVSDDEAVALFHGIYADGLAALRNTLADRAA
- a CDS encoding aldo/keto reductase; translation: MTITSLLPGRLGLGTAPLGSMFRDVSDEEAAATVDAAWDHGIRYYDTAPFYGAGLAEIRLGDALAGRPRDSYVLSTKVGRVILDEVEDPATRELGEKGGLFEHGRPNKLVHDWTADATKRSIEDSLRRLRTDRLDIVWVHDVAQDFHGDEWLAVYESARTGAFRVLQQLRDEGVIKAWGLGVNRVEPIELTLDLDEPKPDAFLLAGRYTLLDHDRALQRLLPTAADQDISLVVGGPYSSGILAGGTHFEYQDAPAHIIEKVARIKELAERHGVSVKAAALQFSLAHPAAAAVIPGATRPSRIAEDVAALDEAVPAAFWTELREAGLVSPLAPLPTA